In Gracilibacillus salitolerans, the sequence AATATCTGATTATGAAAAGCAAGAAGTTTTATCTTTGATTCAATCTGAAAATAATGCGGCAAAAAGAAGTGTTTTAGATGTTACAGAGCAAAAAGAAATATTATATCAGCTTCTTATTCATGAAAATGTCTCCATTCAACAGTTAACGGACCGTTACTTTGTTTCACATACGACGATAAAAAAAGTTATCGATGAGATAGATGCATGGTTAAGAACCATAAATGTACAGGTGAAGACCAAGCAAAAAGTTGGTATTGTGGTCGAAGCAGCAGAAAAGGATATTAGAATAGCAATCCAGCATATCGATTATTATAAAGAAAAGAAAGGTTCGCCATCTTTTTCTTTCGTGTATCAACAAGTGCATGAGCATGAACGACGAGCATTGGATCAATCTTTTCTAACGTTTATACGCGATTATCAAATTCCATTAACCGATGAAAGTATAAAGAATTTAAAGACCTATATGATAGTGATGATGAAAAGATTGAAAACCAACCATATGGTGGAAATAAGTGAAGATCATTTAGCATTCATAACAAAGAAACAAGAATTTCAATGGATTGAGAAATTAGTGGAGGACTTAGAGGAAATTTTTCTTATTAAAGTACCAGAACATGAAAGGGTATACTTGACCATGCAATTCCTGGGAGCAAAATTTCAGGATAGGCATGGCGATGTGTCTCATTTTGATGCTGATGTTGATCAACAAGCAGAATGGCTGACAGATGTGCTGACCAAACGATTGAGTGTCTTAGCATTAATGCCTTTTGGCCATGATGAAACATTAAAAGAAGGATTAAAGGTTCATCTTTATTCTGTTATCAATCGTTTGAAATATGAACTTCCTGTCCAAAATCCGTTGGCATCAGATATTAAACAGATGTATCCGTTTATGTTTGATGCTTTAATTACCGTATTACAGGATGTGGAGGAAGAATTACCATATCAAATCCCGGAAGATGAAGTGGCATTTTTAACCTTGCACTATCAGGCTTCAGTGGAACGAATTAGAGGGGAACGTCAGTTTAACAAAAAAATAGTCATCGTATGTCATATGGGGATAGGCGTATCAGAAATTTTGCGATCAAAAATTGCTGCTTCATTTCATGCAACTGACATAGTAGCTACTCTTCCGCAAAACAAATTGGAACTGTTTTTAAAGGAACAGTCAGTAGACCTTATTGTTTCCACTATGCCTTTAGAGGACGAAAAGATTCGACATGTGATGATTACACCTCTTTTTAATGAGCATGATAAAAATAAGTTACGAAATGCTTTGCTTGGAAAGAGCGAAGGTACTAGTGATTCTGTATTAAGAAGCTATATAAAAGATGATTATATATTTTTGGATTTAGCTATAGAACATCGCTTCGAATTAATAGAGAAATTATCAGAGAGGTTAGTTCATGATGGTTTGGTAGAAGAGGATTATGGGCATCAAGCGCTAATCCGTGAACGGGCAGCAGCTACAGCAATTGGTGGTGGTATCGCCATTCCACATGGGGACCCGGATTTAGTCAAAGAATCTGCTATTGTAATAGCAACGTTAAAAGAACCAATCACGTGGGGGACGGAAACAGTTTCTTTAATTTTCTTTCTTGTATTGAAACAGGAGTCGTCAGATAAAAGAAGAAAACTATTCCATCAGTTGTCAAGGTTGGCAGGTAATCCAGAGAAGGTTGCTAAACTTACCGGTGTAACAGATGTAGATAATTTTTTAGATTTAATAGATTAAAAAATCCTTGCAGTTCCTATGAATTGTGAGGATTTCCTATATTAAGGGAAAAGATGAATTTTGGTTATTTTACAAAGTATATTCCGAGGTAATAAATGGGTATTTTTACCTTGTTCCTCCGTACTAAAAAAATCATTTTTGCCGGAAGTAGTGGTAAGTTTCTTTTATTTTGATTTGTCGATTTGGGGGTATACTATGAGTAAATACAATAAGGGAAGGTGTTAATAGATGACTAAAGTATTAGCGATTACATCTTGTCCTAATGGGATTGCGCATACGTATATGGCTGCTGAGAATTTGGAAAAAGCAGCAGAAGAGATGAATATAGATATTAAAGTGGAAACGCAAGGCTCAATTGGGGCGGAAAATGAATTGACCGCATCGGAGATTGAAGAAGCAGATGCAATAATTATTGCTGCGGATAAAGCAGTTGAAAAGTCTCGCTTTATAGGTAAGAAGTTGGTAGCAGCAGGTGTACAGGAAGGGATTCGAAATCCTAAAAACTTAATTGAAAAAGCGTTAAGTGATGATGCCCCGGTACATAAAGGGGAAGGGAATAACAAAAAAGAAAAAATGCCAACAGCTTCGGAAGGGACGAAGCAAAATCCAATTTACCGTCACTTAATGAATGGTGTATCCTTTATGGTACCATTTATCGTTGTCGGGGGGTTATTAATTGCGATTGCTTTAACCATCGGTGGTGTTCCAGGTGAAGGCGGTATTGCGATACCAGAAGATTCCTTTTGGAAAACGATAGAGTCGATTGGTGGTGCCGCGTTTAGCTTTATGGTACCAATCTTGGCTGGTTACATTGCTTATAGTATTGCAGATCGACCAGGTTTAGCTCCAGGTATGATTGGCGGTTTTATTGCTGCTAATGGGAGCTTTTATGGTAGTGAAGCAAGTGCAGGTTTTCTTGGTGGTATTATCGCAGGTTTCTTAGCAGGTTATGTGGCGTTATGGATTAAGAAAATTAAAGTGCCGAAGATGGTACAACCGATTATGCCAATTATTATTATTCCGGTATTTTCTTCGCTAATTGTAGGGTTGCTTTTTGTATTATTAATCGGTGCCCCAGTAGCACAAGTATTTGAATCACTAACAGGTTGGCTTGCAGGTATGCAAGGAACAAGCTCGATTTTATTGGCTCTCATTTTAGGTGCTATGATTTCATTTGATATGGGTGGCCCGGTTAATAAAGTAGCCTTCTTATTTGGTGCAGCAATGATTGGCGAAGGTAACTATGAAATCATGGGCCCTATTGCGGTTGCCATTGCTGTACCGCCAATTGGTTTAGGCTTAGCAACATTAATGTTCAAAAATAAATTCGAACAAGCACAGCAGGAAACTGGTAAGGCATCTTTAGCAATGGGCTTCTTCGGTATTACAGAGGGTGCAATTCCATTCGCGGCACAGGATCCTTTACGTGTCATCCCGAGTATTATGATCGGTTCCATGACAGGTTCAGTTGTTGCCATGTTAAGTAATGTTGGAGACAGGGTAGCGCATGGTGGCCCAATAGTTGGGGTATTAGGCGCTGTTGACAATGTCATTATGTTCTTCGTTGCCATTATTATTGGTGCAATTGTGACGGCATTTATGATTAATTTACTGAGGAAAGATGTTGAAAACCCAGTCGTAGAAGATTCAGCTGTAGAAGAAGCGGAGTCGAATAATCCTTCTGCTCCCCAATCAGTAGAACAAATAGATAAACTAACAGACATTACAAGTGTAGAGTTAATTGATCCAGATATTAAAGCAAATGACAGAGATGGTGTCATTGATGAAATGATTGCAAAATTAGATGCTAATGATGTTTTAACATCTAAACAAGACTTTAGAAAAGCAATATTAGATCGTGAAGCAGAAAGCTCTACAGGTATTGGTATGAATGTGGCCATTCCCCACGGTAAATCAGATGCAGTAAAAGTACCACGGGTCGTGTTTGGGATAAAAAGAGATGGTGTAGATTGGCATAGTGCGGATGATTCTCTGGCGAAGTTAGTCTTCATGATTGCCGTACCAAAACATGCAGAAGGAGATGCGCATTTAAAGATCCTACAAATGCTCTCCAGAAAATTAATGGATGATCAATTTAGAGAACAATTATTAAATGTAAGGTCTGAGGAAGAAGCATATCAATTATTAGACCAAATACAATAACAGTTAAACACCCCTTTTCCATTTTAAGTGGAGAAGGGGTGTTTTGTTTGAATAAAAGAAAGAATAGGGTTTTTCGCCTAAATTTTCTGATTTATTATAATCTAATGGGGTGTAATCGGGTAATTCCTTTGTCCATCTGATACAATGTACCCTCTTCTAAAAACCTTGTTAGATTACCTTACACAAAAATTGAGGTGTTTAGGATTTCGGCTTAGACTGTATTTAACAGTTGATGTTAATAAAATTTACAAGGAGAGGGAAAAGATTATGGATACTGTACTTATGGATAATTTATGGGTCATTATTGGTACTTTTTTAGTTTTATTAATGATAGGTGGATTTATTTTACTTGAGGCTGGTTCTACTAGAATGAAAAACGCCGGCCACATTGCAGGAAAAACAATTTTTACAATTGGAATCGGCTCAATCGTATTCTGGGCTGTCGGTTGGGGCTTCATTTATGGTGATGGTAACATGTTTATCGGTTTATCCGATTTCTTCTATGGTGATACATCATTTAGTGAAGATGGGTTATCCCCAGCAGTTGACTTTATGTTTCAAATGATGTTTGCACTAATTGCCTTAACGATTGCATTCGGCGGTTTTGCGGAACGTGCAAAATTATCAGCATATGTTATATTCGCAGTTTTATTCTCCGCATTAGTTTATCCAGTTGTTGCTCACTGGATTTGGGGTGCAGGCTGGTTAGCGGATCATGGTAAGCAAGACTTTGCAGGTTCAACAGTTGTACACTTAACAGGTGCGATGGCAGCATTGGCTGCAACGGTTGTTTTAAAACCTCGTATTGGTAAATACAATAAAGATGGTTCTTCTAATGAGTTAGCAGGCCACAACCAAGTATATACAGCATTAGCAGTATTACTTTTATGGGTAGGTTGGTTCGGTTTTAACGGTGCAAGTACATTTGGAGTGGAAGATGCATTCTTTGGTTATGTTATTTTAAATACACAATTAGGAGCGGCTGCTGGTGCAATTGCAGCAATGTTACTAGTGTGGGCACTAACAGGAAAAGCAGATGTTCCAACGACATTGAATGGTGCATTAGCAGGTCTTGTAGCCATTACAGCATCTTGTGGTTTCGTTGAACCATGGGCAGCAGTAGTGATTGGTGCGATTGGTGGTCTTATTGTTTACGCGAGTATGCGATTCTTTGATCGTGCCCGTATTGACGATCCAATCTTCGCATTATCTGTTCACGGTACTGTCGGTGTTTGGGGTACGATTTCTACAGGTTTCTTCGCTACACATGAATTATCAGTTGGTATGGATTGGGGTCAACCAGGTTTATTCTACGGTGGTGGATTCGAGCAATTAGGTGTTCAAATTTTAGGTGTTGCAGCATCTGGTGCTTATGCATTTGTTGTATCATTCATTATCCTTAAGATTATGGATAAAGTAATGGGTGGAATAAGAGTTTCAGAAGAAGAAGAAATCATTGGTCTTGACATGAGTGAGCATGGTAGCTATGGTTATCCTGAGAACATTCCACACCCTGATGAACAACAGGCAAAATAATGCATAGTTCTTCTATAAAGGAGAGGACCTCCGTAATGAGTTACGAAGACATAAGAAAATGGCGTGAACAACACATTCATGAACAAATAGACCATGAACAACTAAACAATTTTCACGATGATTTAATGCTAAAAACCGTACAATTAGCGATGGAGAAAGTTAAGGAAGAGCAGGGGGAAGTCCCTGCTCCCTTCGCTTTTTTTCTGATGGGTAGTGCGAGCAGAAGGGAACAATCGATATGGAGTGATCAAGATCACGGCATTATTTTCGATGGTCCCAAACAACATCAAACTTATTTCCAAAAACTAGGAACAGAGATAGTGGATGGTATGGAATTGGTTGGTTATGAACGGTGTGAGGGTAAAGTGATGGCGTCAGAATCTCGATGGACAAAATCTGTTGAAGGTTGGAAACAACAAATCACAAATTGGCTTGATGAAGAGAGCTGGCAATCGTTACGTCATTTTTCAACTTTCTTTGATTCTCGTGTTTTACTAGGTGAAGAAAGATTACTGGCAGATGTAAAACAAGTTACATTTTCATATATTCAAAGTCATCCGAAAATAATCAATAGATTAGTAGATAATGTAGGCTTTATCCGGAAAGGTGTAGGAGTATTCGGACAGATATTGCCGGAACAATCCGGAAAAAGAACCGGTCAAATAAATATTAAAACAACAGCACTGTTTCCATTTGTTAACGCCCTTCGACTATTAGTATTATGCAATCAAGTAATGAAAACACCTACTATCGAAAGATTTGCAGCACTTAAAACGAAATACTCCTTTTTAACAGAGTATCAAATACTGTTTGAAAGTTTGCTAGCTTTTAAGTTTCAGTTTACAAAAGATGCAGTCGAATATGAAGAGGTACATTATATTCCTTTAAAGAAGTTATCAAAAAAAGACAAACAGGAGTTGAAGGAATATATGAAAAAAGGTGCGGAACTTTTTGAGCGAACAAAAAATACGATAGAAAAAGAGTGTTCTAAATGGTAATGAATCAGATGCTTCAATTTATTAAACAGATGTCAGGGAAAATGAGTGATATCAATCCTGTTACCAGTCAAACGGATGCAAGAAAGATTGCTTATATTCGTAATTTACAAAGAGAATTGAAGCAAAAAGATGTGTTAAATACACCTTTTAAAGATTTAACTGTGGTAGTGTTTGATATCGAAACAACAGGTTTTTATCCCTACAATGGCGATCGAATTCTCTCTATAGGTGCAGTGAAAATGAAAGGATCAGAAGTCTTAAGAGACCAGCTATTTTATAAAACGATCCATAGTGAATTACCCCCTTCAGAAGAAATTGCAGCTTTAACTGGGATCACTGAAGCAGAACTAAGGCAAGCAGCACCTTTGCCAGAAGTGTTAAGGCAATTCTTCCAGTTTGTTCGTAGTGATACTTTGATTGCCCATCACTCCAGTCATGAGAAACAATTTATGAAACATGCTAGTTGGACAGCGTTGAAAACAAGCTTTCAGCATCGCATTATTGATACTTCTTTTTTAACAAAGGTTGTATCTCCGGGAGTTTCTTTAATTACATTGGATGAGTGGTGTGATCATTATGGAGTAGATATTGGCCGTAGACATCATGCGTTATATGATGCTGCAGCAACTGCCAAGTTATGGTCGGAAAATGTAAAAAAAGTAGAAGAAATGGGCTTTACGAATTTAAAAGATATTTATACACATATTGCTAGTTTGCCTTAATTCTGAAAGGAGAGGAAAAGAACGTGAATCATGACATACCAGATCATATGGCCACCTTTCCAATTAGTGTAGTAAAAGAACTGACGAAATTAAGTGGAAGGCAAATTCGTTACTATGAAGAACAAGGATTAATCTCCCCAGCCAGAAATGAAGGGAACAGAAGAATCTTCTCTTTACATGATATCGAGCGGTTAAAGAGAATTAAAGAACTGATTGATCAAGGAATTAACATTGCTGGTATTAAAGCGATGTTAAAAGATTAACAATTCCCCCGGTTTTTTAGTGAAAACAAAAGGGGGTTTTTTAATGCCCAAAAAACCTCCCAATGCCACAGTTTCCATAAACTGCGAAGTAACTTTTGTGTTCCTTCCTCCCATTCTATTTGAGATGAGTGCTAGTCCGACGCTGCGGAAAAACACTCCCTTTCCGTGGGGAACGCTTCAGCCTCCTCGCGAGCAAAGAACGCTCACTGCGGGGTCTTCAGACTGTTCCTTTCCCACAGGAGTGTCGCATTTTTCCGCAGCTTTGAATAGTGTTCTAATAAAGTGATAGAAAGTTCCAAGAATATAGTTCCATGAGTCCATTTCTTTCAACAATCAGAACTCCAAAATTAGCGGAGGCAGAATACGCAGACTCCTGTGGGAACAGCGCGAGCTGAAGACCCCACAGAAAAGCGCACTTTGCTTTTTGAGGAGGCTGAGGCCGTGCCCACGGAAAGCGAAGTATTCTGCCGAAGCGGTATTCCAGCACTCACTATAAAAGAGTGGAAGAAAGCATCACTCTGAAAATTTTCATTAGTTCGCAGTTTGTATCTACTGCTTCATAATACATTTATTTAAATCGATATTTTAAAACAAACTATCAAAAAAATAGTACCTTGCATTATACAGTAGTTGATGGTATAGTTTGATTATTGAGTACTAATTGTATACCAGTACCATACAATGTATAGTACTGGTGAGGAAATCGGAGGTTAACTACCATGAATATCCAATTTAAAAAAGGAGCGCTAGAGTTATGTGTGCTTGCTTTGTTAAATAAGCAAGATCATTACGGTTACGAGCTTGTCAAAAAAATATCAGATCAGATTGCTATATCTGAAGGTTCTGTTTACCCCTTATTAAGGAGATTGAAGAAGGAAGAGTACTTTACAACTTATTTGCAGGAATCACAGGAAGGGCCATCGCGTAAATATTACAAATTAACGGATAAAGGTAGAGAGTATCTTTATGATTTGCTCAAGGAATGGCAGCAATTCTCTGAAGGAGTAAATCATATTATTAAGGAAGGTGTTAGTAATGAATAAAAAGGAATTTTTAACAAGTTTAGATTCAAGGTTACAAAAGCTTTCGAAAGAAGAGAGACTAGATATTTTGCAGGATTTCAGTGAACACTTCGAGATTGGTAAAGAAGATGGGAAGACAGAAGAAGCAATTGCTCATTCATTAGGATCACCCAGTCAAATTGAGAAAGAATTATTAGCTAGCTACTATGTAGAAAAAGTGGAGTCCACTTCATCAGCGAGTAATGTATTAAAAGCTGTTTGGGCGGTTATCGGATTAAGTTTCTTCAACTTAGTAATTGTACTCGGACCTTTTATCGCTCTAGTTAGCTTGATTGCGGCTGGCTGGATAGCAGGTACAGCATTCGTATTGTCTCCAATATTGTTCCTAATTAATGTAGCCGTTTTTCCCGGTACTTTCGAATTTTTTGACATGTTTTTTTCTCTTACACTATGTGGACTCGGTTTATTAGTTGTGATTGGAATGCTTTTTGTCACCCGTTATTCGACAAAAGGACTCATAAAATATTTGAATTATAATGTAAATCTTGTTAAAGGTGGAATGAAATCATGATAAATATAAAGAAAATCATTATGATTGCCTGCATATTAGTATTAGTAGGTGGAATCGGCAGTGTCATGTCTTACCGATTCTATGAACCAGCTACCCTTGCTGTAACTAAGGAAGTACAAAGCACTGAAATTACTTCCATAGAAATCGATATACAAAATGAAAAAGTAGACATCATACCTACAACCGATCCTACCCCAAAGGTTGAATTGACAGGTACAGAGGATAGTCATTCTAAAACGGAATTAGTTGTAGAGGAAAATAATAATACATTATCGATTCATACAGAAAATGAAATGGGGAAATGGTTTAGCTTTAATTTCTTTAATAGCTCACGTACGTTAACCGTCTATTTACCTGAACAAGAATATCAACGTTTGGCAGTTGAGATTAGTAATGGAAGCTTACAAGCACAAGGTTTAACGATAAACGAGGTAAATGTAGAAACTAAGAATGGAAAAATAGATCTTAGTGATATCGTAGCGGATTCCTACCAACTGAAAACGTCTAATGGCAAAATTGATCTTGAAAACGTCGAGGGGGAATTGGCTGCGAGGGCGAATAACGGAGCAATTTCCTTGGTAACAGAGAATTTGGATCGCAATATTAATTTTGAAACAGATAATGGGAGAATTAAGATCCAGAGCGAGAAAGAACCAACAAATGCGGTCATTGATACAAAGGTGGATAATGGAAGGATCAATCTATTTGGAGATTCTGACTACAATACGATAATTGGGGATGGGGACAATCTGGTGAAATTAAGTACGAAAAACGGAAGTATTACCGTTACTCAATAAGTTACTTTTAAAGGAGTGAACAGATGTGAGTCACTCCTTTAAAGTTTATCTGCATGTTAGAAACAACATGATTGCATCGTTCATAGTATCTTCAGGTATAAGTACGTATTCATTACGATTTTGTAAGGAATTCCACGATCTTCTATGTCTGTTTTCTCTTAATCGTCGTTTGATATAAAAATTCCATCCTTTGTTTTCTAAGAAAAGATTAAATTTTACTTGTTAAATAAGTCAAATACCCCGCCAATACCACCTTCTCCTTTATTTCCACCTTTCTCAGGTAGTGCAGCAAATACCTTACTTGCAAGGCGACTGAATGGTAATGATTGCACCCACACCGTTCCTGGTCCTGACAATGTTGCAAAGAAAATCCCTTCTCCGCCGAATAGTGCAGTTTTGATTCCCCCAACAAATTCAATGTTATAATCTACATCGCCAGTCATTGCAACTAAACATCCTGTATCGACACGTAATTTCTCCCCAGGCTGTAATTCACGCTTGTGGATGGTACCTCCAGCATGAACAAATGCCATGCCATCTCCTTCTAACTTTTGCATGATAAAACCTTCTCCACCAAAGAATCCAGTCCCCATTTTACGCTGAAATTCAACACCTATAGCCACTCCTTTAGCAGCAGCTAAGAAAGCATCTTTCTGGCATATAATTTTCCCGTTTAATTCGCTTAAATCCATGGGTACGATTTTTCCTGGATAAGGGGAAGCAAATGAGACATGTTTTTTACCTGCACCCTGATTCGTAAATGTTGTCATAAATAAACTTTCACCTGTAATAACTCGTTTACCAGCACCAAGTAATTTACCAACCAGTCCTCCTTGATTGGAAGACCCATCCCCGAAAATCGTTTCCATCGAGATATCACTATCCATCATCATTAAACTTCCAGCTTCAGCAACTACTGTTTCCTGTGGATCTAACTCCACTTCTACAAATTGCATATCATCTCCGTGTAATTTAAAGTCAATTTCATGATTGTTCATTTCCATTCAACTCCTTTTCAATAGTCTATTCGTATATACGTATCGTATCACATAGAGGATTCGATTTTTCAGAAAATTCAAATTTACATGAATAAATATTCACTTTGTTTATAAAAAATGCTGATATCATCACATTTCTATAGATTACAGAAACATTGCAAATTTAGAGTAATTAAGGAAAATGCGGAGAATAAAAAAGAATTTAAAAGAATTTTATAATATATGTTTACAAATTAATAAAATATGGTACGATATAAGTGAATTCAATAATAAATGAGAATATTTTTTTAGGAAAGGGGATAGTTGACTATGGTAACTTCTTTATACATGGTTTCTCTAACTATTCTGCTTACTTTTCTAGTTTTATCTGCGATTGAAAAAGTAACTTCACGCAGAAAAAAACTAAAAGTAGAGATGAATTTAGAAACACCCAACACGCATGTACAACCGGCCATTGCTGGTAAAAAAATGAGATAATCAACTAGTCATTGAAGTTTAAGACTAGATGAAATAGAGCCTCCTGAATTATACTGGAGGCTTTTTGTTTTGTAGATAAAAAGCATATAATGTCGTGTTTAGCTTCGCACACCCAGTGACTAGTGTGATTTCACTCCCCTCCGTAATTTCTTGTGGTGATTTCAATTATTTAGAAAATTATTAAAATTAGAACTTCTCTCAATCCTCTTTGAAAGTATCTCCATTCCACTTATAATGTAATTTGTCTTATCAGAATATAGGTCAAATTTTCTGAAAATTTTTTAATTTATAAAAAGGTGGATTACGATGGAAGAAAAAAATAAAGTGGGCTTATTTCAACGAAGCCTTAATCGAATTGAATATATCGGAAATAAATTACCACATCCGGTGACACTATTCCTCATTTTAGCGTTTATCGTTCTGATCGCATCTGCAATTGTTTCCAGTACAGGTGTATCTGTAGACCATCCAGGAGATCCAGAACAGCAGGTCACGGTTAAAAACTTATTGAATGCAGAAGGAATTAATTATATTTTCACAAGTATGGTAGATAACTTCATTAACTTTGCTCCACTTGGGGTTGTATTAGTAACAATGCTTGGAATTGGTTTAGCAGAGCGTACCGGATTAATTAGTGCAGGGTTGCGTGCATTTGTATTATCATTACCGAAGTTTCTTATTACAGCAGGTTTAGTGTTTGCAGGTATTATGTCCAGTATGGCAACGGATGCCGGTTATGTGGTTTTACCACCACTTGGTGCGGTACTTTTTGCGGCACTAGGTCGTCATCCATTAGCAG encodes:
- a CDS encoding BglG family transcription antiterminator, translated to MRKRQQILLRKLLLANGQVALVQNLAKELDCSEKTIRNDLQIVESFLEEQSNGQLIRKPGVGVSIEISDYEKQEVLSLIQSENNAAKRSVLDVTEQKEILYQLLIHENVSIQQLTDRYFVSHTTIKKVIDEIDAWLRTINVQVKTKQKVGIVVEAAEKDIRIAIQHIDYYKEKKGSPSFSFVYQQVHEHERRALDQSFLTFIRDYQIPLTDESIKNLKTYMIVMMKRLKTNHMVEISEDHLAFITKKQEFQWIEKLVEDLEEIFLIKVPEHERVYLTMQFLGAKFQDRHGDVSHFDADVDQQAEWLTDVLTKRLSVLALMPFGHDETLKEGLKVHLYSVINRLKYELPVQNPLASDIKQMYPFMFDALITVLQDVEEELPYQIPEDEVAFLTLHYQASVERIRGERQFNKKIVIVCHMGIGVSEILRSKIAASFHATDIVATLPQNKLELFLKEQSVDLIVSTMPLEDEKIRHVMITPLFNEHDKNKLRNALLGKSEGTSDSVLRSYIKDDYIFLDLAIEHRFELIEKLSERLVHDGLVEEDYGHQALIRERAAATAIGGGIAIPHGDPDLVKESAIVIATLKEPITWGTETVSLIFFLVLKQESSDKRRKLFHQLSRLAGNPEKVAKLTGVTDVDNFLDLID
- a CDS encoding fructose-specific PTS transporter subunit EIIC, producing MTKVLAITSCPNGIAHTYMAAENLEKAAEEMNIDIKVETQGSIGAENELTASEIEEADAIIIAADKAVEKSRFIGKKLVAAGVQEGIRNPKNLIEKALSDDAPVHKGEGNNKKEKMPTASEGTKQNPIYRHLMNGVSFMVPFIVVGGLLIAIALTIGGVPGEGGIAIPEDSFWKTIESIGGAAFSFMVPILAGYIAYSIADRPGLAPGMIGGFIAANGSFYGSEASAGFLGGIIAGFLAGYVALWIKKIKVPKMVQPIMPIIIIPVFSSLIVGLLFVLLIGAPVAQVFESLTGWLAGMQGTSSILLALILGAMISFDMGGPVNKVAFLFGAAMIGEGNYEIMGPIAVAIAVPPIGLGLATLMFKNKFEQAQQETGKASLAMGFFGITEGAIPFAAQDPLRVIPSIMIGSMTGSVVAMLSNVGDRVAHGGPIVGVLGAVDNVIMFFVAIIIGAIVTAFMINLLRKDVENPVVEDSAVEEAESNNPSAPQSVEQIDKLTDITSVELIDPDIKANDRDGVIDEMIAKLDANDVLTSKQDFRKAILDREAESSTGIGMNVAIPHGKSDAVKVPRVVFGIKRDGVDWHSADDSLAKLVFMIAVPKHAEGDAHLKILQMLSRKLMDDQFREQLLNVRSEEEAYQLLDQIQ
- a CDS encoding ammonium transporter, translated to MDTVLMDNLWVIIGTFLVLLMIGGFILLEAGSTRMKNAGHIAGKTIFTIGIGSIVFWAVGWGFIYGDGNMFIGLSDFFYGDTSFSEDGLSPAVDFMFQMMFALIALTIAFGGFAERAKLSAYVIFAVLFSALVYPVVAHWIWGAGWLADHGKQDFAGSTVVHLTGAMAALAATVVLKPRIGKYNKDGSSNELAGHNQVYTALAVLLLWVGWFGFNGASTFGVEDAFFGYVILNTQLGAAAGAIAAMLLVWALTGKADVPTTLNGALAGLVAITASCGFVEPWAAVVIGAIGGLIVYASMRFFDRARIDDPIFALSVHGTVGVWGTISTGFFATHELSVGMDWGQPGLFYGGGFEQLGVQILGVAASGAYAFVVSFIILKIMDKVMGGIRVSEEEEIIGLDMSEHGSYGYPENIPHPDEQQAK
- a CDS encoding DUF294 nucleotidyltransferase-like domain-containing protein, with product MSYEDIRKWREQHIHEQIDHEQLNNFHDDLMLKTVQLAMEKVKEEQGEVPAPFAFFLMGSASRREQSIWSDQDHGIIFDGPKQHQTYFQKLGTEIVDGMELVGYERCEGKVMASESRWTKSVEGWKQQITNWLDEESWQSLRHFSTFFDSRVLLGEERLLADVKQVTFSYIQSHPKIINRLVDNVGFIRKGVGVFGQILPEQSGKRTGQINIKTTALFPFVNALRLLVLCNQVMKTPTIERFAALKTKYSFLTEYQILFESLLAFKFQFTKDAVEYEEVHYIPLKKLSKKDKQELKEYMKKGAELFERTKNTIEKECSKW
- a CDS encoding exonuclease domain-containing protein; amino-acid sequence: MVMNQMLQFIKQMSGKMSDINPVTSQTDARKIAYIRNLQRELKQKDVLNTPFKDLTVVVFDIETTGFYPYNGDRILSIGAVKMKGSEVLRDQLFYKTIHSELPPSEEIAALTGITEAELRQAAPLPEVLRQFFQFVRSDTLIAHHSSHEKQFMKHASWTALKTSFQHRIIDTSFLTKVVSPGVSLITLDEWCDHYGVDIGRRHHALYDAAATAKLWSENVKKVEEMGFTNLKDIYTHIASLP
- a CDS encoding PadR family transcriptional regulator; the encoded protein is MNIQFKKGALELCVLALLNKQDHYGYELVKKISDQIAISEGSVYPLLRRLKKEEYFTTYLQESQEGPSRKYYKLTDKGREYLYDLLKEWQQFSEGVNHIIKEGVSNE
- a CDS encoding HAAS signaling domain-containing protein: MNKKEFLTSLDSRLQKLSKEERLDILQDFSEHFEIGKEDGKTEEAIAHSLGSPSQIEKELLASYYVEKVESTSSASNVLKAVWAVIGLSFFNLVIVLGPFIALVSLIAAGWIAGTAFVLSPILFLINVAVFPGTFEFFDMFFSLTLCGLGLLVVIGMLFVTRYSTKGLIKYLNYNVNLVKGGMKS
- a CDS encoding DUF4097 family beta strand repeat-containing protein, with the translated sequence MINIKKIIMIACILVLVGGIGSVMSYRFYEPATLAVTKEVQSTEITSIEIDIQNEKVDIIPTTDPTPKVELTGTEDSHSKTELVVEENNNTLSIHTENEMGKWFSFNFFNSSRTLTVYLPEQEYQRLAVEISNGSLQAQGLTINEVNVETKNGKIDLSDIVADSYQLKTSNGKIDLENVEGELAARANNGAISLVTENLDRNINFETDNGRIKIQSEKEPTNAVIDTKVDNGRINLFGDSDYNTIIGDGDNLVKLSTKNGSITVTQ
- a CDS encoding TIGR00266 family protein; this translates as MNNHEIDFKLHGDDMQFVEVELDPQETVVAEAGSLMMMDSDISMETIFGDGSSNQGGLVGKLLGAGKRVITGESLFMTTFTNQGAGKKHVSFASPYPGKIVPMDLSELNGKIICQKDAFLAAAKGVAIGVEFQRKMGTGFFGGEGFIMQKLEGDGMAFVHAGGTIHKRELQPGEKLRVDTGCLVAMTGDVDYNIEFVGGIKTALFGGEGIFFATLSGPGTVWVQSLPFSRLASKVFAALPEKGGNKGEGGIGGVFDLFNK